Below is a window of Planococcus rifietoensis DNA.
TCTGCGATTCTTGCTGCCTGCAGCGGTGGCGCAGAGTCGGAACCGATCGTCATCGGGGGCAAGCCATGGACAGAACAGTATATCCTGCCGCATATTCTCGGGCAGTATATCGAAGCAAATTCGGATTATAGCGTGGAATACGAAGAAGGGCTAGGGGAAGTGTCGATCTTGACACCGGCACTTGAGCAAGGCGATATCGACCTGTACGTCGAATACACCGGAACTGGCCTGAAAGATGTATTGAAACGCAAGTCGACGCCAGGGCAGTCTTCGGAGGAAGTATTGGAAGAAGTGCGTGCAGGATATGAAGAGGAACTCGGCGCTACATGGCTCGAACCACTCGGGTTTGAAAATGGCTATACCTTGGCATACGCCAAAGATTACGACGCGGAAACCTATTCAGACCTTGCGGAAATCTCCCAATCCGAAGACATGACCTTCGGGGCGCCCCACCCGTTTTATGAGCGCCAAGGAGATGGCTACGATGATATGGTCGCCACATACCCGTTCGAGTTTTCAGCGACTGAAAGTTTCGACCCGGCCATTATGTATGAAGCGGTCCAAAATGGCGACGTTGATGTCATCCCGGCATTCACGACCGACAGCCGCATTGCTTTGTTCGACTTGAAGACGACAGAAGACGATCAATCATTCTTCCCGAAATACGATGCTGTTCCGGTTGTTCGGACCGAAACGCTTGAAGAATATCCAGAACTCGAAGATCTATTGAACGAACTGGCTGGGCAGATCACAGAAGAAGAGATGCTCGCGATGAACTCGCGTGTAGACGTGGACCAGGAAATCCCGAACGAAGTAGCGCGTGACTTCCTCATTGAAAAAGGCTTGATTGAAGAATAAGTGAATCCTCTGCGGCATTTTGCTGCGGAGGTTTTTTTGTTTGCGCGGAATTTCCCTTAGCGGTTTTTCGTGTAGTAATCCATGGGGGATTCTTGTACAATAAATGAAGGTGAGTGAATAGTCATTCAATTCAGTTTAATATAATGAAAGCGATTTCAAAATAGGAGTGATCAGGAATGAAAGAAGTAGTCATCGTTGAAGGTGTCCGGTCGCCAGTCGGCCGGCGAAAAGGGCAATTCCGGGAGACTCGACCGGACGAACTGGCAGCTGTCGTGCTAGAAGAATTGGTGAACCGAGCCGGTGTCGATAAAGGCATGGTCGAAGATGTTATTCTGGGCTGCGTCTCTCAATCGGGTGAGCAAGGCGGCAATATTGCCAGAACGGCGGCATTGATTGCCGGATTCCCGGACTTTGTGCCGGGCGTCACCATCGACCGCCAATGCGGATCGAGCCAGCAAGCCGTTCATTTTGGTGCACAGGCGATTCTTTCGGGCGATATGGACATTGTCATTGCGGGTGGTGTGGAAAGCATGACGCGCGTCCCGATGTTCTCCAATATGCAAGGATCAAAGCCGAGTAAAAAACTGACGGATCAATACGAAATCATCAATCAAGGGCTGTCGGCAGAACGTATTGCAGAAAAATGGGGCTTCAGCCGCGAGCAACTGGATGCTTATGCAGTAAAGAGCCATGAACGTGCGCAGCACGCGATCGATGCAGGGCTTTACGACAAGGAAATCGTCTCAATTGATGTATCGGATGAACAAGGTGATTTCCAGAAAGTCACGACAGATGAAGGGCCAAGGCCCGGAACGACCGAAGACGTGCTTGCCGGCTTAAAGCCAGCATTCGATGAACAAGGCGTCATCACAGCAGGCAACGCCAGCCAAATGAGCGATGGGGCATCCGCTGTTTTATTGATGTCAAAAGAAAAAGCGCAGGAACTTGGCTTAAAACCGAAAGCGCGCATACTTGCCCGCACGGTTGTGGGGTCAGATCCGACTTTGATGCTGACGGGGCCGATCGCCGCGACGAAAAAAGTACTGGAGAAAGCGGGACTGTCAATCGAAGATATGGACCGCTATGAAGTGAATGAAGCATTTGCGCCTGTTCCGCTCGCGTGGCTATCGGATATCGGGGGAGATCCGGACAAGCTCAATGTCAACGGCGGTGCTATTGCACTGGGACATCCTTTAGGTGCGACCGGCACGAAATTATTGGTATCGCTTGTGCATGAATTGGAACGCTCTAATAGCCGCTACGGCTTGCTGGCGATTTGCGAAGGCATGGGAATGGCCAATGCAACGATCATTGAACGGATCATTTAACTAGATAAAGACATAGCCAAAGGGGAGAATGAAATGGATTTTTCTAAAGTGACAGCCATTGTCACGGGCGGCGCATCGGGCCTTGGTGAAGCGACCGTACGCTATATCGCAAAAAGCGGCGGGCGCGCGGTGATCTTTGATTTAAACGAAGCACATGCACAACAAGTGATGGCTGATTTCGATGAAGGACAAGTCAGTTATTTCAAGACAGATGTTACAAATGCACTGCAAGTGGAAGAAAATGTAAAAATGGCAGTCAGTCAGCTTGGCACTGTCAATCTCCTGGTCAATTGTGCAGGTATTGGTACACCTGGAAAAGTCGTGTCGAAAGGAAAGCCGCTTGCACTTGAGCGGTTCGAACAAGTCATCCAAGTCAATTTGGTCGGCAGCTTCAACGTACTGCGCGCTGTGGCAGCCGCGATGCAACATAATGAACCGAATGAAAACGGTGAACGCGGCGTCATCATTTCAACGGCATCTGTCGCGGCATTTGAAGGGCAGATCGGGCAAGCGGCCTATAGCGCGTCAAAAGGCGGCATCGTCTCGATGACCTTGCCGATTGCACGTGAATTCGCACGTGACGGCATCCGCGTCATGGCCATTGCACCGGGCCTCATGAAAACGCCAATGTTCGACGGCTTGCCGGAATCCGCCATCGCTTCACTTTCTGCGACCGTGCCATTCCCGGCGCGTCTCGGACACCCTGCTGAATATGCGAAACTGGTAGAAAGCATTGTGGAAAATCCATTATTGAACGGCGAAGTGATCCGCTTGGACGGCGCGATCCGCATGCAGCCCAAATAAAGTAAGAAAAGGGGATGGGAGAAATGGCAAGATATCGTTTTGAAGAAGAAGAGCATACGATGTTCCGCAAATCCTTGCGCAAGTTTTTGGAAAAAGAGGCGGTGCCGCAGTACGAACAATGGGAAAAAGACCGGCTGATCCCGAAGTCGTTCTGGAGACAACTTGGCGATATGGGCTTTTTATGCCCCCAAGTCGAAGAGCAGTACGGCGGGCTTGGCCTTGATTTCCGTTACGGGGTCATTATCGGCGAGGAAATGGAACGGGTCGGGGCGAGTTTGACGGGTGTCGGGCTGCACAATGATATTACCGTTCCTTATATTGAAGCATACGGGACAGAGCAGCAGAAACAGGATTGGCTGCCGGGCTGCATCAGCGGTGAATACATTACCGCGATTGCGATGACGGAACCAGGCGCTGGGTCCGATCTCGCCAATATTTCGGCAACGGCTGTTAAAGATGGGGATCATTATATCGTCAACGGACAGAAAACCTTCATCACCAACGGCATCAATTCGACGCATGTCTTGGTGGTCGTGAAGACGGATTTGAAAGCGGAAC
It encodes the following:
- a CDS encoding glycine betaine ABC transporter substrate-binding protein — encoded protein: MKKTAFGVLLGTSAILAACSGGAESEPIVIGGKPWTEQYILPHILGQYIEANSDYSVEYEEGLGEVSILTPALEQGDIDLYVEYTGTGLKDVLKRKSTPGQSSEEVLEEVRAGYEEELGATWLEPLGFENGYTLAYAKDYDAETYSDLAEISQSEDMTFGAPHPFYERQGDGYDDMVATYPFEFSATESFDPAIMYEAVQNGDVDVIPAFTTDSRIALFDLKTTEDDQSFFPKYDAVPVVRTETLEEYPELEDLLNELAGQITEEEMLAMNSRVDVDQEIPNEVARDFLIEKGLIEE
- a CDS encoding thiolase family protein is translated as MKEVVIVEGVRSPVGRRKGQFRETRPDELAAVVLEELVNRAGVDKGMVEDVILGCVSQSGEQGGNIARTAALIAGFPDFVPGVTIDRQCGSSQQAVHFGAQAILSGDMDIVIAGGVESMTRVPMFSNMQGSKPSKKLTDQYEIINQGLSAERIAEKWGFSREQLDAYAVKSHERAQHAIDAGLYDKEIVSIDVSDEQGDFQKVTTDEGPRPGTTEDVLAGLKPAFDEQGVITAGNASQMSDGASAVLLMSKEKAQELGLKPKARILARTVVGSDPTLMLTGPIAATKKVLEKAGLSIEDMDRYEVNEAFAPVPLAWLSDIGGDPDKLNVNGGAIALGHPLGATGTKLLVSLVHELERSNSRYGLLAICEGMGMANATIIERII
- a CDS encoding SDR family NAD(P)-dependent oxidoreductase, giving the protein MDFSKVTAIVTGGASGLGEATVRYIAKSGGRAVIFDLNEAHAQQVMADFDEGQVSYFKTDVTNALQVEENVKMAVSQLGTVNLLVNCAGIGTPGKVVSKGKPLALERFEQVIQVNLVGSFNVLRAVAAAMQHNEPNENGERGVIISTASVAAFEGQIGQAAYSASKGGIVSMTLPIAREFARDGIRVMAIAPGLMKTPMFDGLPESAIASLSATVPFPARLGHPAEYAKLVESIVENPLLNGEVIRLDGAIRMQPK